The sequence TTCCTGCTGTCGGCGCTGCCGCTGGCAATGCCCGTCGCGGCCCATGCACAGCAGCCGGATCGCGCCGAGCTCGCAAGCCGTATCGAGGAAGCCAAGACGCGCCTGAACCTGAGTCCCGAGCAGGAACGTGATTTGAAGGCGCTCTTGCGTGAGGAGGGCGAGGCGCTCAAGCGTATCCGCGCCGGCGACGGCTCGCGGCGGGAGAAGATGCAGCAGGCGAAGGCGGTGCAGGCGGACTTCCGTCCTCGCCTCAAGAAGATCCTCGACACCACGCAACTGGCCGAATGGGACAAGATGCGCGACGAGGTCAAGCAAAAGGCGCGTGAACGTCGCCGCTGAAAGCGCGTCCTTCCAGTGCCGCCTGGCACGTCGACACGCAGTCCGTGCAGCGCGGATTCCTGATGGAGGCAATGCGAGATGGCGACTTCCCGCTCCCGCAGCGCGGCGACCGCCAGCAAAGGTGCTCAGGCGCCGGCAGCGCACCGCAACAGGCAGCAGCGCAACGACATTGGCCGCGCGGTGCGCGATGCCGTGGCGCGCAGCAGCCATGGCGAATGGAAGGCGGCGCGTGATCGCCCCGACCCGGTCGCGGTGCTCGAGGCGTCCAGCAAAGGCCGCCTGCCAGAACTGATCCCTATCCGCTATGGGCGCATGCTGCGCAGTCCATTCACCTTCCTGCGTGGCGCGGCGGCGGTGATGGCCCAGGACCTCGCCGCGACGCCGGTGACCGGCTTCGACGTGCAGGCCTGTGGCGACTGCCACCTGCTGAACTTCGGCCTGTTCGCCACGCCGGAACGTAATCTGGTCTTCGACCTGAACGACTTCGATGAGACCTTGCCGGGCCCTTGGGAGTGGGATCTCAAGCGTCTTTGCGCGAGCGTGATGGTCGCCGGTCGCGACTGCGGTCTCAGTGATGCGCAGGCGCTCGATGCAGTGCGCGAGGCCTCGCGTGCGTACCGCGAACACTTGCGCGAGTGCGCGGCGCTGACGCCGATGGAGGTCTGGTACCAGCGCCTGGACATCCAGACCATCATCGATGCCGCGCCTGACGCCAAGTCGCGCGAATTCCGCGAACAGCTCGCCAAGCAGGCGCGGCGCAGGATCATCGATCACCTCTTCCCCAAGCTCGCGACGATCGAAGGCGGCGAAATCCGCCTGGTCGACCAGCCACCGCTGCTCTTCCATCCTGACGAACCCGATCTGCACGAACGCATGACGGCCGCGTTGCGCGAGTATCGGGCTTCGCTCTCGGATGAGCGTCGAGTGCTTCTCGACCGGTACCGCGCGGTCGATTGCGCCTTGAAGGTTGTTGGTATCGGCAGCGTGGGGACACGCTGTTACGTCGTACTCATGGTCTCCGACGACAACGATCCGCTGATCCTGCAGGTCAAGGAGGCTGGACGCTCCGTGCTGGAGCCGCACCTGCGCAAGAGCGTCTACGCAAACCAGGGGCAACGCGTGGTCATGGGCCAGCGCCTGATGCAATCCTCCAGCGACATCTTCCTTGGCTGGATGCGCGGCAAGGACGGCCTGGACTTCCACGTGCGGCAGCTGCGCGATATGAAGATGTCGATTCCTGTCGAAGGCTTCGATGCGGGGCAGCTCGCACGCTATGCCCGCGGCTGCGGATGGAGCCTCGCGCGCGCACATGCCAAGACGGGAGACGCCGCAAGCATCGCGGGCTACCTCGGCAAGAGCGAGCGCATGGACGAGACACTCGGGCAGTTCGCCCGCATCTACGCGGACCAGACCGAACGCGATCACGCCTTGCTGGCCAAGGCCGTACGGCAGGGCAGGGTGGAGGCCGTGGTAGAAGCCTGAGACGGCCGGGCCGCCGCTCGACACCCACGATTCGTCCAAGCGCGGCGCCTATCTGGTGCGCAAGCGATGACGCCGCGCCAATTGTTTCGCGTTGAATCGGCGCCCCGCAGGCTTCTTGCGTGATATTGCATTCGCAACCAAGCCGATTTCCAGAAGAGGCGAAATCGCGGACGCATAGTCGCGGACGCATACTCGCGGAACATTCAGCCACGCATATCGCCGGCGATAGCCGGAATGGCGTCCTCTCAATAATCCTGCGCGTTCGTAATTTGTCCGACAAATGCGATTTCGGTGCGTTGCACAAAATTCCTTTGGAGTCTTTTTGCATTGCCCGAGGACCGCGAGGCAAACGAACACGCTCGTTGTCTGTCGGACTTGTCTTACGTTATCAACTCGCTTCCGGGCTCTTCAGGATGCACCGTCCGGCTCACTTTGCAGCGGCGGATTGATTCCCGTAGATCCTTTGTTGGTGCGCCTTTGCGCATGAGAAAGGGTGTCTGCGACGCCTCCAAAAGAACACCGATAGAGGCCATCCGCAGCGGACCCCTCTTGCAATGCAGAGGGCTTCTGCTAGCATGAGCCTTGTGAAGTGGAACCGGTTCCAAGTTCTGGGTGAGGACATGAAATCGGTACAGGCCGATGCTCGATGATTTGATGCGAAGCAGCAGCCAACGATAAATAAGCTGTTCGATGTCCGGACCCACTTCATCGGACACGGTGTTTGCGACGAAAGATGTGGAACCGGTTCCAGGCGGAATGAAAATGGAATCGGTGCAGCGTGATGAGGCATGAAGTCCCCATGCCTCATCACGCCAAAGACAAGAACCATGCATGGCCGATGCCACATCGTCGGGCATGGATTGCCGTCCCATCAAATACCGAGCGAGACCGCTAGTCATGATCCGTAGCGCTTCTACCGTACGTGCTGCTGAACCGGGCCTGTCTTCAGGCCCTCATCCCATCTCCTTCGCAGTGGCTGGCGCCCCCGGCACCGCCACGCGAACGCGCGCTCCTCGCTATTTGACCGCCCCCTGTCCCCCGGGGCGCCCCAGTAGCTAATCCCCAAGCCTGACCCCGCCAGACGGCCCGCGCTTCGGCAGGCCGCAGAACACGTTCGCCCGAAACTATGCCGCTGGCATATCGGTGGCGAACCTGGGTTCGTGCCGACTGCGTACGCCGGGGCGGGTTCTACAGGGGTTTCGCTACGGAGCGTCGAATGATTTTCGTAATTGCGAAGGAAATCTCCATGGTAGGAAACAACAGAAGGGCGTGGAGCCGCGTCTGTGCGTTGCTGATGGCAACGTGCGTCGCCGGCCTCGCGCTGCCTGGGCCAGCGAGTGCAGTCGCTCTGCCCCAGTCGAACCGCGTCAAGATCAATATGGGTGAAACGCCGTGGAAATACGCGCGCGATTCCGACCCGGTCGGCGCGCAGAACATCAGTTTCGATGACAGCGCCTGGAAGTCTGTCGGCGTTCCGAATTCGGCCAATGAGAACGAAATGTTCATCAATACCGAGTCCGGCGGCGGCGAAGGCTTCATGGGGGCGCGCTCGAACTGGTACCGCAAGCATTTCAGCCTTGATCCCAAATACGCCGGTCGCAAGGTTCTCGTCGAATTCGAAGGCGCGCATACCGGCGTACAGGTCTATATCAACGGCACTTTCATTGCCGGCAATAGCGCGATCAATCCGCAGGCGACCCACGTCGTCGGCTTCGTGCCATTCCTCGTCGATCTCACGCCTTATGTGAAATTCGACGGCACGGACAACGTGATGGCGGTGAAGGTGGCGAAGGATGACGCCTTCTTCCGCAATCCCGGATTCTCCCAGGCATTCCGCTTCGGGCAGTCCGACGCCGGGCTTTTCCGTCCGGTCTATATGTACATTACGGACAAGGTACATATTCCGCAGAACGTCTATTCGGTGCGGAAGACCTGGGGTACCTATGTGTCGACGGTGGACGCCAATGAGCAGTCGGCGACCATCCGTGTGCAGACCAATGTGCTCAACGAGGGCACGGCGGCGCAGACGGTGACCTTGAACACGCAGATCGTGGATGCCAGCGGCAACGTCGTATCCAGCGCGAAGCAAAGCAAGTCGGTTACGCCGTCTGCCGCCCCCAACCTCGCGCCGATCCTGTTCGACCAGACGCTCAAGGTGAGCAACCCGACGCTCTGGTATCCGAACGCCAGCATCTACGGCAAGCCCTACATGTACAAGGTCTTGCACACGGTGAGCGTGGACGGGCAGGTGGTCGATGCGCAGGAGTCGCCACTGGGTATCCGCACCATCGTGTGGGACCAGAACTTCCCGTACATCAACGGCCATGCGCACTACCTGTGGGGCGGTTCCGGTCGCTACGACTATCCGGCGCTCGGCATGGGCGTGCCGGAGGAGCAGCAGTGGCGCGACCTGAAGCTGCTCGCCGAGGCAGGCGGCAGTCTGTATCGCCCGGGGCATTCCTCCTCCAGCCCCGAGTTCGTGGCTGCAGCGGATGCACTCGGCGTCATGATCGTGCAGCCTTCGGGCGATGGCGAGAACGGCTTCGCGGATGCGTGTACCGATCCGGCGACCGAGCCCTGCATTCGCCAGACGCTCAAGAGCGAGCTGCATCGCGACATGATCGTGCGCGATCGCAACAACCCCTCGATCCTCGCCTGGGAAGCCGACAACGGCGTGACGGACACGACCTTCGCGAAGAGCCTCAAGGCGCTCTCCAAAGTCTGGGATCCGATCAACACCCGCGCGCAGGCCGACCGTACGCCGAACTCCGAGAATGGCGACATCCTCAGCTGCACGGTGGAAGGTTGCGAGGTGCTGGTGAAGGAGATGTTCCCCAACAACCCCGCCTGGGGTGCCGAGTACTGGGGTGACGGGTCCTTCCGCGAGGCCTACGACTACGAGATCCGCTTCATCGCGCCCTTCCTCGACGACTGGCGCAAGGGCGTCGCGAAGAAGGCCTTCGGCATGGTGCAGTGGTACTTCGCCGATACGCCGGGCGAGAGCGGCACCTATGTGGACGGCACCACCGGTCCGAACGTGCGTTCACTGGGCGCCTCCATGGTGGACGGCAACCGTCTGCCCAAGATGCTGTACTACGCCTACCAGGCTGCGTGGACGCCGTACCAGGTCAAACCGGTCGTGCGGCTCGCGCACCACTGGAATCGCGGCGGCAACATCCGGGTGAACGCCTTCAGCAACTGCCCGCAAGTGCGCCTGTTGATCAACGGCGTGCAACAGGGCATGGACCAGGCGCCCAATCCCTGGAACTCCGACAGCAGCGCCGACCGCACTCAGACCACTACCAAGCTGCCCTTCCAGGCGCATTGGGATGTGAGCTGGGCATCGGGCAAGGCGACCGCGCGGTGCCTGGACGCCAACGGTCAGGTTGTGGCGACCGACGAGAAGGTCACTGCCGGCGATGCAACCCGCGTCGTGCTGGAAGTGACGCCGGGTCTGGTGAAACCCAATGGCGACCAGTTCGCCGTGACGGCCAACGGTTCCGACGTGGCCTTCGTCACCGCCAAGGTGGTGGATGCAGCCGGCAACGTCGTGCCCACGGCCTCGAACAACATCACCTTCGCGGTGAGCGGCCCCGGTACCTACCGTGGTGGCTTCGACCACAAGGTGACGCAGGGCAAGCCGCTGTCCTATCACTCGCCGACCGATCCGGAACTGGCTGCCGAAGGCGGTCTGACCCGCATCGCCATCCGTTCGCAATTTGCCACCGGCACGGTCACTATCACCGCGACCTCGCCGGGCCTGACAACGGGCACCACCAGCTACACCGTGAAGCCTGTCGCCGCCCAGAAGCCGGGTGAGGCGACGACGCCGCAGATCGTCATCCAGCCCGAGAACCAGGACGTGACGCAGGGCCAATCGGCGACCTTCTCGGTCACCGCTTCGGGCGCCGCGCCGCTGAAGTTCCAGTGGTACAAGAACGGCGCGCTGATCGCGGGCGCCACCGGCTTCTCCTACACCACGCCGGCCACGGCCACGGTGGGCGAGAAGTCCAACTTCAGCGTGGTGGTGAGCAATACCTACGGCAACGCAACTTCGGCCAACGGCTTGATGACGGTGTTCGCTCCGGCGGCACCAGTGATCTCCAGCCAGCCGGCTGCAGTGCGCGTGACCGCAGGCCAGACCGCGCACTTCCAGGTGACGGCAGCCGGTTCGCCGGTGCTGAGCTACCAATGGCTCAAGAACGGTGCGGCGATCGACGGTGCCAACAGCGCCGCCTACGACACTCCGCCCAGCACCATCGCCGACAATGGCGTGAGCTTTGCGGTGCGCATCAGCAACCCGGTGTCGACCGTGACCTCGGCCAACGCCGTGCTGACGGTGGACAAGGCGATCGCCCCGGCGATCACCACGCAGCCGGCCAGCCAGGCCGTGAAGATCGGACAGGCCGCGACCCTCTCGGTCGTTGCCACCGGTTCGGCGCCGATGCACTACCAGTGGTCGCATGACGGCAACGCCGTGGGCAACGACGCAGCGGATCTGACCATCGCTGCGGTGCAGGCGAGTGACCTGGGCAGCTACACGGTGACCGTCAGCAATGCCTCGGGCACGGTAACCAGCGCAGCGGCAGTCCTGACGCAAGCGCCTCCGGGCGTGAATCTCGCCAAGGGCAAGGCGACCGAAGCGAGCAGCTACCAGGATGCGAATGGTCTGCCCGGCTCGGCCGTGGTTGATACGGACACGACGACCCGCTGGGCTTCCACTGCAACTGATCCGTCCTGGATCCTGATCGATTTCGGCGCACCCACGGCCTTCAACCGCGTGATCCTGCGCTGGGAAGCGGCC is a genomic window of Niveibacterium sp. SC-1 containing:
- a CDS encoding DUF2252 domain-containing protein, with the translated sequence MATSRSRSAATASKGAQAPAAHRNRQQRNDIGRAVRDAVARSSHGEWKAARDRPDPVAVLEASSKGRLPELIPIRYGRMLRSPFTFLRGAAAVMAQDLAATPVTGFDVQACGDCHLLNFGLFATPERNLVFDLNDFDETLPGPWEWDLKRLCASVMVAGRDCGLSDAQALDAVREASRAYREHLRECAALTPMEVWYQRLDIQTIIDAAPDAKSREFREQLAKQARRRIIDHLFPKLATIEGGEIRLVDQPPLLFHPDEPDLHERMTAALREYRASLSDERRVLLDRYRAVDCALKVVGIGSVGTRCYVVLMVSDDNDPLILQVKEAGRSVLEPHLRKSVYANQGQRVVMGQRLMQSSSDIFLGWMRGKDGLDFHVRQLRDMKMSIPVEGFDAGQLARYARGCGWSLARAHAKTGDAASIAGYLGKSERMDETLGQFARIYADQTERDHALLAKAVRQGRVEAVVEA
- a CDS encoding discoidin domain-containing protein; translated protein: MGETPWKYARDSDPVGAQNISFDDSAWKSVGVPNSANENEMFINTESGGGEGFMGARSNWYRKHFSLDPKYAGRKVLVEFEGAHTGVQVYINGTFIAGNSAINPQATHVVGFVPFLVDLTPYVKFDGTDNVMAVKVAKDDAFFRNPGFSQAFRFGQSDAGLFRPVYMYITDKVHIPQNVYSVRKTWGTYVSTVDANEQSATIRVQTNVLNEGTAAQTVTLNTQIVDASGNVVSSAKQSKSVTPSAAPNLAPILFDQTLKVSNPTLWYPNASIYGKPYMYKVLHTVSVDGQVVDAQESPLGIRTIVWDQNFPYINGHAHYLWGGSGRYDYPALGMGVPEEQQWRDLKLLAEAGGSLYRPGHSSSSPEFVAAADALGVMIVQPSGDGENGFADACTDPATEPCIRQTLKSELHRDMIVRDRNNPSILAWEADNGVTDTTFAKSLKALSKVWDPINTRAQADRTPNSENGDILSCTVEGCEVLVKEMFPNNPAWGAEYWGDGSFREAYDYEIRFIAPFLDDWRKGVAKKAFGMVQWYFADTPGESGTYVDGTTGPNVRSLGASMVDGNRLPKMLYYAYQAAWTPYQVKPVVRLAHHWNRGGNIRVNAFSNCPQVRLLINGVQQGMDQAPNPWNSDSSADRTQTTTKLPFQAHWDVSWASGKATARCLDANGQVVATDEKVTAGDATRVVLEVTPGLVKPNGDQFAVTANGSDVAFVTAKVVDAAGNVVPTASNNITFAVSGPGTYRGGFDHKVTQGKPLSYHSPTDPELAAEGGLTRIAIRSQFATGTVTITATSPGLTTGTTSYTVKPVAAQKPGEATTPQIVIQPENQDVTQGQSATFSVTASGAAPLKFQWYKNGALIAGATGFSYTTPATATVGEKSNFSVVVSNTYGNATSANGLMTVFAPAAPVISSQPAAVRVTAGQTAHFQVTAAGSPVLSYQWLKNGAAIDGANSAAYDTPPSTIADNGVSFAVRISNPVSTVTSANAVLTVDKAIAPAITTQPASQAVKIGQAATLSVVATGSAPMHYQWSHDGNAVGNDAADLTIAAVQASDLGSYTVTVSNASGTVTSAAAVLTQAPPGVNLAKGKATEASSYQDANGLPGSAVVDTDTTTRWASTATDPSWILIDFGAPTAFNRVILRWEAAYGSAYEIQVSNDKANWTKVYAQAAGTGGVEDFSFPTTSARYVRMYGTKRGTAYGYSLYEFEVYNVPMCGGAAERFTIVDADNVTDNATKLSWKRKVYTLTDQGAQFTQPLADQYCQSIGMRLPTKDEALAISGDNFAACAFPSAWNTWSSNYLETDHQYAYWVSWQGKANLGVATNFPGWALCVKGTTTGPVIGTQPTSQSVAVGQSAHFTVSATGTGTLSYEWFKNGTSVSVSSSASYDTPATTTADNGASYYVVVTDSKGVKATSQTVTLTVTGGPQGTNLALGKPVTASSTENAGTPASGATDGDGGTRWASAFVDPSWIYVNLGAQKSINKVVLKWEAAYGKAYEIQVSNDATNWTKVYGQANGAGGTETITFNAVTAQYVRMYGTARATGWGYSLFEFEVYGPSVVGPTITTQPANQTVAVGGVAHFSVAASGSGLTYQWFKNGAAIAGATAANYDTPAVTAADNGASFYAVVSSGGASTTSQTATLTVPANTNLALNRPATASSVENAAFGDAPFATDGNTQTRWSSAAVDPSWLQVDLGASKSVSRVVLRWETAYGKAYQIQVSNTGNANDWTTVYTQNAGAGGVETLNFTPVNARYVRMYGTARGTQYGYSLWELEVY